In one window of Falco cherrug isolate bFalChe1 chromosome 10, bFalChe1.pri, whole genome shotgun sequence DNA:
- the LOC129736959 gene encoding E3 ubiquitin-protein ligase RBBP6-like, whose translation MSCVHYKFSSRLNSDVVTFHGPHISLRDLRRQIMGRERLKATHCDLQVTNAQTMEEYTDDNALIPRHSSVTVRRVPVRGVKATGKTDLGCC comes from the exons ATGTCGTGTGTCCACTACAagttctcctccaggctgaactccGATGTGGTCACCTTTCACGGCCCCCACATCTCCCTGCGCGACCTCAGGCGCCAGATCATGGGCCGCGAGAGGCTGAAGGCGACCCACTGCGACCTGCAGGTCACCAACGCCCAGACCATGGAAG aatacaCAGATGACAATGCCCTGATTCCAAGGCACTCATCGGTAACTGTTAGGAGAGTCCCTGTTAGAGGAGTTAAAGCTACCGGCAAGACAGACCTTGG ctgctgttaa